One genomic window of Arachis hypogaea cultivar Tifrunner chromosome 8, arahy.Tifrunner.gnm2.J5K5, whole genome shotgun sequence includes the following:
- the LOC112707327 gene encoding G-type lectin S-receptor-like serine/threonine-protein kinase At4g27290 isoform X2 gives MMRTRVICFLLLVYITKSFSLDMITPSQSMKDGDTLVSAGGTFELGFFSPGDSSGRYLGIWYKQSPSTLTWVANRNKRINSNSSVLEINNQGVLVLHNGSNNTFWSSKVSKAAENPVAQLLDSGNLVVRDRNGGKLENLLWQSFDYPCDTLLPGMKLGWNLETGLNRFLTCWKSTDDPDSGDYSFKIDLRGYPQAVQLKGDSIISRAGSWNGLSFTALPYHKQSPVFKSEFVLNEKEIFYEFQVLDNSTFFRYVMTSSGNRQLLHWTSETNVWETLITIPSARCDNYALCGENSVCNSVNTPDCACLEGFAPKVQREWDMSYWSNGCVRITPLSCSKDGFMKYTGIVLPDTSSSRYNKTIDLQECESLCLQNCSCTAYANLDKRDGGSGCLLWFGDLIDMRQSYEGGQDIYIRVPSSELEHNKKIYKKKLVGIITGSAVFMICLILGLAICLWKNKFEKPGMSKVGFWKELLCRRVEEDSDIPTFDLSTIFYATNCFSSYNKFGAGGFGLVYKGVLADGTEIAVKRLSKNSEQGQQEFKTEVQLIAKLQHRNLVKLLGCCIKQKEKLLIYEFMPNRSLDHFIFDDGRRKLLDWTKRFQIISGIARGLLYLHHDSRLRIIHRDLKTSNILLDNDMNPKISDFGLARTFGGDQTEACTKRVMGTHGYISPEYPMHGSFSTKSDVFSFGVIMLEVVSGMKNKELSIPHQFVNLLGHAWELWTKERAMELVDKSLGDSVDEAQVLRCIHIGLLCVQERPENRPNMSSVIHMLNDDKPLARPKQPAFYPHQESNSSTKTSEMCSNNDISITLLEAR, from the exons ATGATGAGAACTAGAGTTATTTGCTTCTTATTATTGGTGTATATAACAAAATCCTTTTCACTAGACATGATTACACCAAGTCAATCCATGAAAGATGGTGATACTTTGGTTTCAGCTGGTGGAACTTTTGAACTTGGATTCTTCAGCCCCGGAGACTCAAGTGGTCGATACCTGGGAATATGGTACAAGCAATCTCCTTCAACACTGACATGGGTTGCCAACCGGAACAAACGAATCAACAGCAACTCATCAGTGTTGGAAATCAACAACCAAGGAGTTCTTGTACTGCACAATGGCTCAAACAACACATTCTGGTCCTCCAAAGTGTCGAAAGCAGCAGAGAATCCGGTTGCACAGCTCTTGGACTCAGGAAATCTTGTTGTGAGAGATCGAAATGGTGGTAAACTGGAGAATCTCTTATGGCAAAGTTTTGATTATCCTTGTGATACTTTGTTGCCAGGAATGAAACTTGGATGGAATCTAGAGACAGGACTAAATAGGTTCCTAACTTGTTGGAAAAGTACAGACGATCCTGATTCTGGAGACTACTCGTTTAAAATAGATCTTAGAGGTTATCCACAAGCAGTTCAATTGAAGGGAGATTCTATAATAAGCAGGGCAGGTTCATGGAATGGACTTAGCTTCACAGCACTTCCATATCATAAGCAAAGTCCAGTATTTAAATCTGAGTTTGTTTTGAATGAAAAGGAAATATTCTATGAGTTCCAAGTCCTTGACAATTCTACTTTTTTTAGATACGTCATGACATCTTCGGGGAATCGGCAGCTTTTGCATTGGACAAGTGAAACCAATGTCTGGGAGACTCTCATAACTATACCATCAGCTCGGTGCGACAATTATGCATTGTGTGGCGAGAATTCTGTTTGCAATTCAGTGAACACTCCAGATTGTGCTTGCCTGGAAGGATTTGCACCAAAGGTTCAAAGAGAGTGGGATATGTCATATTGGTCTAATGGTTGTGTTAGGATCACCCCATTAAGTTGTAGCAAAGATGGGTTCATGAAGTACACGGGGATTGTTCTTCCTGACACGTCTTCATCTAGGTATAATAAGACCATTGACCTTCAAGAATGTGAGAGCTTATGTCTGCAAAACTGTTCCTGTACAGCATATGCAAATTTGGATAAGCGCGACGGAGGAAGTGGCTGCTTACTTTGGTTCGGTGATCTGATTGATATGAGGCAATCATATGAAGGTGGCCAAGATATTTATATTCGAGTTCCTTCTTCGGAGCTAG AACATAACAAGAAGATTTACAAAAAGAAGCTTGTAGGCATCATTACTGGCTCTGCTGTATTCATGATATGCTTAATACTTGGACTTGCCATATGtttatggaaaaataaatttgagaagCCAG GGATGTCGAAAGTGGGTTTCTGGAAAGAACTATTATGCAGAAGGGTGGAGGAGGACAGTGATATTCCAACATTTGATTTATCAACCATATTTTATGCCACAAATTGCTTTTCTAGCTACAACAAATTTGGAGCAGGTGGCTTCGGACTTGTGTACAAG GGTGTGCTTGCTGATGGCACTGAGATCGCTGTCAAGAGGCTTTCGAAGAATTCTGAGCAAGGACAGCAAGAGTTCAAAACTGAAGTGCAGTTAATTGCTAAACTTCAGCATCGCAATCTTGTAAAGCTTCTCGGTTGTTGCATTAAACAAAAAGAGAAACTCTTGATTTACGAGTTCATGCCAAACAGAAGTTTGGACCACTttatttttg ATGATGGTAGAAGAAAATTATTAGATTGGACTAAGCGCTTCCAAATCATTAGTGGGATAGCTCGAGGCCTACTTTATCTACATCATGACTCAAGGCTAAGAATCATCCATAGAGATCTTaaaacaagcaacattcttcTTGACAATGATATGAATCCAAAAATATCAGACTTTGGTCTCGCAAGGACATTTGGTGGAGATCAAACCGAGGCCTGCACAAAGAGAGTGATGGGAACTCA TGGTTATATCTCTCCTGAGTACCCAATGCATGGCTCTTTCTCGACGAAATCTGATGTGTTTAGCTTTGGCGTAATTATGCTTGAGGTCGTTAGTGGGATGAAGAACAAGGAACTCTCTATCCCGCACCAATTTGTTAACCTTCTTGGACAT GCATGGGAATTGTGGACTAAGGAGAGGGCTATGGAGCTTGTAGATAAATCGCTTGGTGATTCAGTTGATGAAGCTCAAGTGTTGAGATGCATTCACATAGGGCTTTTGTGTGTGCAAGAGAGACCAGAAAACAGGCCTAACATGTCATCAGTAATCCATATGCTCAATGATGATAAGCCGCTTGCTCGGCCAAAGCAGCCAGCATTTTATCCTCACCAAGAAAGTAATTCTTCAACTAAAACCAGTGAAATGTGTTCAAATAATGATATTTCCATCACACTGTTGGAGGCCAGATAG
- the LOC112707327 gene encoding G-type lectin S-receptor-like serine/threonine-protein kinase At4g27290 isoform X1 — MMRTRVICFLLLVYITKSFSLDMITPSQSMKDGDTLVSAGGTFELGFFSPGDSSGRYLGIWYKQSPSTLTWVANRNKRINSNSSVLEINNQGVLVLHNGSNNTFWSSKVSKAAENPVAQLLDSGNLVVRDRNGGKLENLLWQSFDYPCDTLLPGMKLGWNLETGLNRFLTCWKSTDDPDSGDYSFKIDLRGYPQAVQLKGDSIISRAGSWNGLSFTALPYHKQSPVFKSEFVLNEKEIFYEFQVLDNSTFFRYVMTSSGNRQLLHWTSETNVWETLITIPSARCDNYALCGENSVCNSVNTPDCACLEGFAPKVQREWDMSYWSNGCVRITPLSCSKDGFMKYTGIVLPDTSSSRYNKTIDLQECESLCLQNCSCTAYANLDKRDGGSGCLLWFGDLIDMRQSYEGGQDIYIRVPSSELEHNKKIYKKKLVGIITGSAVFMICLILGLAICLWKNKFEKPAGMSKVGFWKELLCRRVEEDSDIPTFDLSTIFYATNCFSSYNKFGAGGFGLVYKGVLADGTEIAVKRLSKNSEQGQQEFKTEVQLIAKLQHRNLVKLLGCCIKQKEKLLIYEFMPNRSLDHFIFDDGRRKLLDWTKRFQIISGIARGLLYLHHDSRLRIIHRDLKTSNILLDNDMNPKISDFGLARTFGGDQTEACTKRVMGTHGYISPEYPMHGSFSTKSDVFSFGVIMLEVVSGMKNKELSIPHQFVNLLGHAWELWTKERAMELVDKSLGDSVDEAQVLRCIHIGLLCVQERPENRPNMSSVIHMLNDDKPLARPKQPAFYPHQESNSSTKTSEMCSNNDISITLLEAR; from the exons ATGATGAGAACTAGAGTTATTTGCTTCTTATTATTGGTGTATATAACAAAATCCTTTTCACTAGACATGATTACACCAAGTCAATCCATGAAAGATGGTGATACTTTGGTTTCAGCTGGTGGAACTTTTGAACTTGGATTCTTCAGCCCCGGAGACTCAAGTGGTCGATACCTGGGAATATGGTACAAGCAATCTCCTTCAACACTGACATGGGTTGCCAACCGGAACAAACGAATCAACAGCAACTCATCAGTGTTGGAAATCAACAACCAAGGAGTTCTTGTACTGCACAATGGCTCAAACAACACATTCTGGTCCTCCAAAGTGTCGAAAGCAGCAGAGAATCCGGTTGCACAGCTCTTGGACTCAGGAAATCTTGTTGTGAGAGATCGAAATGGTGGTAAACTGGAGAATCTCTTATGGCAAAGTTTTGATTATCCTTGTGATACTTTGTTGCCAGGAATGAAACTTGGATGGAATCTAGAGACAGGACTAAATAGGTTCCTAACTTGTTGGAAAAGTACAGACGATCCTGATTCTGGAGACTACTCGTTTAAAATAGATCTTAGAGGTTATCCACAAGCAGTTCAATTGAAGGGAGATTCTATAATAAGCAGGGCAGGTTCATGGAATGGACTTAGCTTCACAGCACTTCCATATCATAAGCAAAGTCCAGTATTTAAATCTGAGTTTGTTTTGAATGAAAAGGAAATATTCTATGAGTTCCAAGTCCTTGACAATTCTACTTTTTTTAGATACGTCATGACATCTTCGGGGAATCGGCAGCTTTTGCATTGGACAAGTGAAACCAATGTCTGGGAGACTCTCATAACTATACCATCAGCTCGGTGCGACAATTATGCATTGTGTGGCGAGAATTCTGTTTGCAATTCAGTGAACACTCCAGATTGTGCTTGCCTGGAAGGATTTGCACCAAAGGTTCAAAGAGAGTGGGATATGTCATATTGGTCTAATGGTTGTGTTAGGATCACCCCATTAAGTTGTAGCAAAGATGGGTTCATGAAGTACACGGGGATTGTTCTTCCTGACACGTCTTCATCTAGGTATAATAAGACCATTGACCTTCAAGAATGTGAGAGCTTATGTCTGCAAAACTGTTCCTGTACAGCATATGCAAATTTGGATAAGCGCGACGGAGGAAGTGGCTGCTTACTTTGGTTCGGTGATCTGATTGATATGAGGCAATCATATGAAGGTGGCCAAGATATTTATATTCGAGTTCCTTCTTCGGAGCTAG AACATAACAAGAAGATTTACAAAAAGAAGCTTGTAGGCATCATTACTGGCTCTGCTGTATTCATGATATGCTTAATACTTGGACTTGCCATATGtttatggaaaaataaatttgagaagCCAG CAGGGATGTCGAAAGTGGGTTTCTGGAAAGAACTATTATGCAGAAGGGTGGAGGAGGACAGTGATATTCCAACATTTGATTTATCAACCATATTTTATGCCACAAATTGCTTTTCTAGCTACAACAAATTTGGAGCAGGTGGCTTCGGACTTGTGTACAAG GGTGTGCTTGCTGATGGCACTGAGATCGCTGTCAAGAGGCTTTCGAAGAATTCTGAGCAAGGACAGCAAGAGTTCAAAACTGAAGTGCAGTTAATTGCTAAACTTCAGCATCGCAATCTTGTAAAGCTTCTCGGTTGTTGCATTAAACAAAAAGAGAAACTCTTGATTTACGAGTTCATGCCAAACAGAAGTTTGGACCACTttatttttg ATGATGGTAGAAGAAAATTATTAGATTGGACTAAGCGCTTCCAAATCATTAGTGGGATAGCTCGAGGCCTACTTTATCTACATCATGACTCAAGGCTAAGAATCATCCATAGAGATCTTaaaacaagcaacattcttcTTGACAATGATATGAATCCAAAAATATCAGACTTTGGTCTCGCAAGGACATTTGGTGGAGATCAAACCGAGGCCTGCACAAAGAGAGTGATGGGAACTCA TGGTTATATCTCTCCTGAGTACCCAATGCATGGCTCTTTCTCGACGAAATCTGATGTGTTTAGCTTTGGCGTAATTATGCTTGAGGTCGTTAGTGGGATGAAGAACAAGGAACTCTCTATCCCGCACCAATTTGTTAACCTTCTTGGACAT GCATGGGAATTGTGGACTAAGGAGAGGGCTATGGAGCTTGTAGATAAATCGCTTGGTGATTCAGTTGATGAAGCTCAAGTGTTGAGATGCATTCACATAGGGCTTTTGTGTGTGCAAGAGAGACCAGAAAACAGGCCTAACATGTCATCAGTAATCCATATGCTCAATGATGATAAGCCGCTTGCTCGGCCAAAGCAGCCAGCATTTTATCCTCACCAAGAAAGTAATTCTTCAACTAAAACCAGTGAAATGTGTTCAAATAATGATATTTCCATCACACTGTTGGAGGCCAGATAG